In Actinoplanes octamycinicus, the genomic window CCGTCTCGGTCATGTGGTGCAGCCTACATCTAAGCGGAGGCAACTCCTCAACTTCCGGTGCTAGCCTGCCGAAGTGGAGGACGTACCTCAACTTTCCGAAAGGGCATCATGAGCACCCTTCTTGATCGACCACAGGGCGCCGGGGTTAAGGCGCCCGGTGACACCGGCCGCTGGTGGGCGCTGGTGGTGCTCGCGCTGGCCCAGCTGATGGTGGTGCTGGACGCCACGATCGTGAACATCGCGCTGCCCACCGCGCAGGCCGACATCGGCTTCTCGGACGCCGACCGCCAGTGGGTGGTCACCGGTTACGCGCTCGCCTTCGGCAGCCTGCTGCTGCTCGGCGGCCGGCTCTCCGACTTCTTCGGCCGCAAGCGGATGTTCCTCATCGGCCTGATCGGTTTCGCCCTGGCGTCCGCGCTCGGTGGCGCCGCCGGCAGCCTGGAGATGCTGATCGTCGCCCGGGCGCTGCAGGGTGCCTTCGGCGCGGCGCTGGCCCCGGCCGCGCTGTCGCTGCTCTCCACGACCTTCACCGAGCCGGCCGAGCGGGGCAAGGCGTTCGGCATCTTCGGCGCCATCTCCGGCGCCGGCGGCGGCATCGGCCTGCTGCTCGGCGGCGTGCTCACCGAGTACGCGTCGTGGCGCTGGTGCCTCTACGTGAACCTGGTGATCGCCGCGCTGGCCGTGCTCGGCGCGCTGGTCAAGCTCAAGGACGAGCCGGTCGCCGCGCACGGCAGGATCGACGTGCCGGGCACCGTGGCCGCCGTGATCGGCCTGGTCGGCCTGGTCTACGGCCTGGGCAAGGCGGAGACCGACGGCTGGACGGCCGGCTGGACGCTCGGCCCGATCGCCGTCGGCGTGCTCGCCCTGATCGCGTTCGTGCTGATCGAGCGCCGGGTGGCGCACCCGCTGCTGCCGCTGCGAGTGGTGCTGGACCGCAACCGCGGCGGCTCGTACGCCTCGATCGCGATCGCCGGCGCCGGCATGTTCGGCATCTTCCTGTTCCTCACCTACTTCCTGGTTTCGGTGCTGCACTTCACCCCGGTCAAGACCGGCCTGGCGTTCCTGCCGATGCTCGGCTCGGTGATGCTGACCGCCACCACGGCCGGCTCGTTCCTGGCGCCGAAGATCGGCCCCCGCCCGCTGGTCCCGGTCGGCGCGCTGATCGCGGCCGGCGGCATGGTCTTCCTGACCCGGCTCCAGCTCGACTCGACCTACGCCGGCGGGGTCCTGCCCGGCCTGATCATCATCGGTCTCGGTCTCGGCCTGGTCTTCGCGCCCACGCAGAACGCCGCCACCTCGGGCGTCGAGCACCGGGACGCCGGCGTGGCCTCCGCGATGATCAACACGGTGCAGCAGATCGGCGGCTCGATCGGCACCGCGCTGCTCAGCTCGTTCGCCGCCACCGCGGCCAGCGACTACCTGGCCGGCAAGCAGCGCACCCCGCAGCTGATGGCGCAGGCCGGGCTGGAGAGCTACCACACGGTGTTCTGGTGGTCGGCCGGCTTCTTCGTGCTGGCCGCGGTGGTCGCGGCGGTGCTGTTCCGCACCGGGCCGCTGGACGTGGACCCGGACGCGCCGCCGGCGATGGCGCACTGACCCGATGGTGCTGAGGGCCCGGCCGCGCGGTGCGGCCGGGCCCTCGCTTCGGCGGGGTTGCGGGTGGCCCCGCGCCCAGCTCGGTGCGGAGGCCGAGGCCCTGGGCGCGGTCGAGTCGTTGTTGTCACTGGGAAGGGCCGCGTAACGCGGCCCGGCGGGCGGAGACTAGAGTTCGCCTTGCGGCTCGCCCCGGGCCGGCAACGCTGCCGACGAAAACGCTTCCGGGGATTCTCACGGGCTATCTGCATCTCGCTACCCGTTTCAGGGGAAGGACGAGGAGAAACATGCGTATCGGCGTGCTCACCGGTGGCGGCGACTGCCCCGGTCTCAACGCGGTCATCCGTGCCGTGGTCCGCAAGGGCGTGACCGCTTACGGCCACGAGTTCGTCGGGTTCCGCGACGGCTGGAAGGGCCCGCTGGAGGGCCTGACGAAGCCGCTGGGCATCGCGGAGGTCCGCGGCATCCTGCCGCGCGGCGGCACGATCCTGGGCTCCTCGCGCACCAACCCGTTCAAGATCGAGGGTGGCGTCGAGAAGATCAAGGCCAACCTGGCCGAGCAGGGCGTCGACGCGCTGGTCGCGATCGGCGGCGAGGACACCCTCGGCGTCGCGACCAAGCTGCACGACCTCGGCGTCAACGTGGTCGGCGTGCCGAAGACGATCGACAACGACCTGAACGCGACCGACTTCACCTTCGGCTTCGACACCGCGGTCAACATCGCGATGGAGGCCATCGACCGGCTGCACACCACCGCCGAGTCGCACCACCGCACCCTGGTCGTCGAGGTCATGGGCCGGCACGCCGGCTGGATCGCGCTGCACGCCGGTCTCGCCGGTGGCGCCAACGTGATCCTGCTGCCGGAGCGCAAGTTCGACGTGGAGCAGGTCGCCACCTACGTGACCAAGCGCTTCCAGGTGGAGTACGCGCCGATCGTCGTGGTCGCCGAGGGCGCCCAGCCGCTCGACGGCCAGATGGTCCTGCACAACCAGGAGCTGGACAGCTTCGGCCACGTCCGCCTCGGCGGCATCGGCCAGTGGCTGGCCGAGCAGCTGGAGGAGAAGACCGGCAAGGAGGCCCGCACGGTCGTCCTCGGTCACATCCAGCGCGGTGGCACCCCGACCGCGTTCGACCGGGTGCTCTCCACCCGCTTCGGCCTGCAGGCGATCGACGCCGTGCACGAGGGCGACTTCGGCAAGATGATGGCGCTGCGCGGCACCGACATCGTCCGGGTCCCGCTGATCGAGGGCACCGGCGAGCTGAAGACCGTCCCGCTCTCGCGGTACGAAGAGGCCGAGGTCTTCTTCGGCAACTGATCGTGTTCTGATGAGGGCCGGCGTCGTGTGCGCCGGCCCTCGTTCATGAACGGAGAACGCGTTGACCCAGCAGACCGTCGCGATGCTCGGCACCGGCAAGATGGGCGAGGCCGTCCTGGCCGGCCTGCTCCGGTCCGGCCGGTCCGCCGACCGGCTCCTGGTCACGGTGCGCCGCCCGGCCCGGGGCGCCGAGCTGACCGAGAAGTACGGGGTCACCGTCGTCACCACCGCCGAGGCGGCCGAGCGGGCCGACGTCCTGGCGATCGGCACCAAGCCGCAGGACGCGGGCGCGCTGCTCGACGAGATCCGCCCGTCGCTCGCGCCCGGCAAGCTCGTCGTCTCGCTCTGCGCCGGGCTGCCGACGAGTTTCTTCGCCACCCGGCTGCCCGAGGGCACCCCGGTGATCCGGGTGATGACCAACACCCCGGCCCTGGTCGGCCAGGCGATGACCGCGATCTCCCCGGGCGCGCACGCCACCGACGAGCACCTGGCGGTCGCCGAGCAGATGTTCACCCCGCTGGGCGCGACCGTCCGGGTCCCGGAGTCGCAGCAGGACGCGGTCACCGCGCTCTCCGGTTCCGGCCCGGCCTACTTCTACCTGATCGCCGAGGCGATGATCGAGGCCGGCGTCCTGCTCGGCCTGCCCCGCCAGGTCGCCCACGAGCTGATCGTGCAGACCGCGATCGGCTCCGCCACGATGCTCCGTGACTCCGGCGACCACCCGGTGAAACTCCGCGAAGCCGTCACCTCGCCGGCGGGCACCACCATCGCCGCCGTCCGCGAACTGGAGAAACACGGCGTCCGCGCGGCCCTGCTGGACGCCCTGGAAGCCGCCCGCGACCGCGCCCGCGAGATCGCCGGCCAGGCGCTCTGATCCTCTCCGCAGCCGGGGCCGTTCTCGCACTTCCGGCAGGCGGTGCCGGGCCCGCTTGCCCACCTCCGGCACGCGGTGCTCGCGACCGTTCATTCGCCGGTACGACTCGCAGCCCCGTGGCAGTCGGCGCGCGGTGCCCGGCCCCCGCACGACCGCGGCGCGTGTCGTGCGGGTCCGCCGACCCGCACGGTGACCTACGGGGTTCGGGCGGCTTAGCGGGTTGCGGCCTCGGCTGGTCCTCAGGGGTGTCTCAGCACGGTGGAGGCACCCCTGGGAACCAGCCGGGGCAGGACGCGCGGGGCGGTCCGGGGTGGGGACGGCGTCGCGCGACCGACGGGCACGGGGCTCCGCGTCGTACCGGGAAACGGGGTTCTCAGTACCAGATGGCGATCTTGGAGTTGTTGTCCTCCTCGGGCGGGGAGGGGTAGGACAGGGCGGTCTTGGTGGCGACGCGGTGGGCGGTCCAGGCGACCGCGGCGGCGTCCAGGATGTCGTCCGGCGGGGCCTGGCCGGCCGGGCCGAGCTGGTCGGGCAGCACGATGCCGTGGCGGGCCAGCAGCTCGCGGCGGCGGGCCTGGCCGCTCCAGGTCTTCTTGGCGAACGGGAGCGGCTCGCCGGCCATGGTGCGGAAGGACACCTCCGGGTGCGCCTCGAAGAGCAGGCCGGGGTGGCGCTCCCAGAGCGCGTTCGCCTCGAGCAGTTTGGGGCGCAGCGCCCAGGACTGGCGGCTCAGGCCGGCGCCGGTCAGCTCGCGGCAGAGCCGGTTCGCGGCGGCGAAGTCGGCCTCCATCCAGACCGCGCGCGGCGGCACCCGGAAGACACTGCCGCGCCGCGGGCCGAGCTGGTCGGCGGCGAGCGTGTCGGCGGTGCGCCAGCGGTCCGGGAGCATGCCCAGCGGGATGTCGACGCCGATCACCGCGGCGCCGGAGCTGCCCGCCACGATCTCGTAGAGCGTCGACGCGAGCACGGCGCGGCCGAAGGCGCCGTCGCGGAGCTCGACCCCCACCCAGCCGAGCGCGTAGGCGTCGACGCCGATGACGTGAATGCTCATCGCGTCACCTCCGCTGCGCGCCGGCTCCGCGATGAGCTGACGACGGGGCCAACCGATGCGTTCGCAAGCTCTCTCATCGGCCGCTCAGTGGGGCAGCAGCTTCTCGATGGCCGCGACCAGCTCGGGGTCGTCCGGCGCCACCTGTGGGCTGAACCGGGCGGCGACCGTGCCGTCCGGCGCGACCAGGAACTTCTCGAAGTTCCACTGGATGTCCGGCCCGTCGCCGACCAGCTCGCGGTAGAGCGGGTGCCGGCCGGCGCCGTTCACCTCGATCTTCTCGGTCATCGGGAAGGTGACGCCGTAGCTGGTCCGGCAGAACTCGTCGATCTCCTCGGCGG contains:
- a CDS encoding DHA2 family efflux MFS transporter permease subunit; translated protein: MSTLLDRPQGAGVKAPGDTGRWWALVVLALAQLMVVLDATIVNIALPTAQADIGFSDADRQWVVTGYALAFGSLLLLGGRLSDFFGRKRMFLIGLIGFALASALGGAAGSLEMLIVARALQGAFGAALAPAALSLLSTTFTEPAERGKAFGIFGAISGAGGGIGLLLGGVLTEYASWRWCLYVNLVIAALAVLGALVKLKDEPVAAHGRIDVPGTVAAVIGLVGLVYGLGKAETDGWTAGWTLGPIAVGVLALIAFVLIERRVAHPLLPLRVVLDRNRGGSYASIAIAGAGMFGIFLFLTYFLVSVLHFTPVKTGLAFLPMLGSVMLTATTAGSFLAPKIGPRPLVPVGALIAAGGMVFLTRLQLDSTYAGGVLPGLIIIGLGLGLVFAPTQNAATSGVEHRDAGVASAMINTVQQIGGSIGTALLSSFAATAASDYLAGKQRTPQLMAQAGLESYHTVFWWSAGFFVLAAVVAAVLFRTGPLDVDPDAPPAMAH
- a CDS encoding 6-phosphofructokinase; its protein translation is MRIGVLTGGGDCPGLNAVIRAVVRKGVTAYGHEFVGFRDGWKGPLEGLTKPLGIAEVRGILPRGGTILGSSRTNPFKIEGGVEKIKANLAEQGVDALVAIGGEDTLGVATKLHDLGVNVVGVPKTIDNDLNATDFTFGFDTAVNIAMEAIDRLHTTAESHHRTLVVEVMGRHAGWIALHAGLAGGANVILLPERKFDVEQVATYVTKRFQVEYAPIVVVAEGAQPLDGQMVLHNQELDSFGHVRLGGIGQWLAEQLEEKTGKEARTVVLGHIQRGGTPTAFDRVLSTRFGLQAIDAVHEGDFGKMMALRGTDIVRVPLIEGTGELKTVPLSRYEEAEVFFGN
- the proC gene encoding pyrroline-5-carboxylate reductase, translated to MTQQTVAMLGTGKMGEAVLAGLLRSGRSADRLLVTVRRPARGAELTEKYGVTVVTTAEAAERADVLAIGTKPQDAGALLDEIRPSLAPGKLVVSLCAGLPTSFFATRLPEGTPVIRVMTNTPALVGQAMTAISPGAHATDEHLAVAEQMFTPLGATVRVPESQQDAVTALSGSGPAYFYLIAEAMIEAGVLLGLPRQVAHELIVQTAIGSATMLRDSGDHPVKLREAVTSPAGTTIAAVRELEKHGVRAALLDALEAARDRAREIAGQAL
- a CDS encoding DUF429 domain-containing protein, translated to MSIHVIGVDAYALGWVGVELRDGAFGRAVLASTLYEIVAGSSGAAVIGVDIPLGMLPDRWRTADTLAADQLGPRRGSVFRVPPRAVWMEADFAAANRLCRELTGAGLSRQSWALRPKLLEANALWERHPGLLFEAHPEVSFRTMAGEPLPFAKKTWSGQARRRELLARHGIVLPDQLGPAGQAPPDDILDAAAVAWTAHRVATKTALSYPSPPEEDNNSKIAIWY
- a CDS encoding glutathione peroxidase; protein product: MTIFDVDIDGLTGGPTDLDRYRGSVLLVVNVASRCGLTPQYDKLQPLYDTYRERGLVVLGAPCDQFGHQEPGTAEEIDEFCRTSYGVTFPMTEKIEVNGAGRHPLYRELVGDGPDIQWNFEKFLVAPDGTVAARFSPQVAPDDPELVAAIEKLLPH